In Curtobacterium sp. MCPF17_002, one genomic interval encodes:
- a CDS encoding zinc-ribbon domain-containing protein, with protein sequence MNDLLTRRYPMTVKPLHRETESSYTRRLLAANSELETHQKQLLRAAQADPMNMGWRDVLELKTGRRFHFGEPFFAARISAEEHRCELCADSGAVRLMCTLCAKGETVLQAGGFSNPVCIRHRRWVGFDLSTRQSTVDTTTIRAALRFDKLHKQCRLTPHLYKVLQGATARVGNGPTADLSAIVTIAAAVTTVRFLEQLLRPGSDYATAYDVLTNAVSVPAGPNATTVIAALWGYFRPTFWALRHAVITKTAYEPAWVHDHAIPQHIAGAYVAEHHVVSFTSFNAEDKRTAILRIDREGLVICDNGHQHARKGRCPVCTNSVVAAGYNDLATTHPHIARELDPVLNGTTTAQNIQAAARSSLAWRCPRNRHVYWATASNRTQGGTNCGICSNRTIVPGINDLTTTHPRLAAELDPVYEAGHPATKMCAGSGDRPDWLCPDCGHRYKMSLYNRSQGAGCEPCRRARLRRTRTSLADTHPDIAAQWHPTRNNGKQPEDYSQGSNDEVYWLCPTSAAHWYPQRIDRKVQGYGCSLCSSRRLVLRVNDLATTDPLLVTEWHDYLNGSTRPELMFAGTDRYWWKCSYGHVKQQSVPNRRKSRGCTDCEPEDRILN encoded by the coding sequence ATGAATGACCTCCTCACCCGCCGCTACCCGATGACGGTGAAGCCCCTTCACCGGGAGACCGAGTCCAGCTACACGAGGCGGCTGCTCGCCGCCAACTCGGAGCTCGAGACCCACCAGAAGCAGTTGCTGCGCGCCGCGCAAGCCGACCCGATGAACATGGGCTGGCGGGACGTGCTCGAGCTGAAGACCGGACGTCGCTTCCACTTCGGCGAGCCGTTCTTCGCGGCCCGAATCAGTGCCGAGGAGCACCGCTGCGAGCTGTGCGCGGACAGCGGCGCCGTACGGCTCATGTGCACCCTGTGCGCGAAGGGCGAAACCGTCCTGCAAGCCGGGGGCTTCAGCAATCCCGTCTGCATCCGCCACCGTCGCTGGGTCGGGTTCGACCTCTCCACCCGTCAGAGCACCGTCGACACCACCACGATTCGCGCCGCGCTGCGGTTCGACAAGCTCCACAAGCAGTGCCGACTGACCCCGCACCTCTACAAAGTCCTCCAGGGCGCAACCGCTCGAGTCGGCAACGGGCCTACCGCGGACCTCAGCGCCATCGTCACTATCGCCGCCGCGGTGACCACAGTCCGATTCCTCGAGCAGCTCCTTCGTCCTGGCTCGGACTACGCCACCGCCTACGACGTCCTCACCAACGCTGTGTCCGTCCCCGCCGGTCCTAACGCCACCACGGTCATCGCCGCGCTCTGGGGCTACTTCCGACCCACCTTCTGGGCACTCCGTCACGCGGTCATCACCAAAACTGCCTACGAGCCCGCCTGGGTCCACGACCACGCCATCCCGCAGCACATCGCCGGCGCATACGTCGCCGAACACCACGTCGTTTCCTTCACCTCGTTCAACGCCGAAGACAAGCGCACCGCCATCCTTCGAATCGACCGCGAGGGCCTCGTCATCTGCGACAACGGGCACCAGCACGCCCGCAAGGGGCGATGCCCCGTCTGCACCAACAGCGTCGTCGCCGCCGGCTACAACGACCTCGCCACCACCCATCCTCACATCGCTAGGGAACTCGACCCCGTCCTCAACGGCACCACCACGGCCCAGAACATCCAAGCCGCAGCCCGGAGCAGCCTCGCCTGGCGCTGCCCCCGCAACCGCCACGTCTACTGGGCCACAGCATCGAACCGAACCCAGGGCGGAACCAACTGCGGCATCTGCAGCAACCGCACCATCGTCCCCGGCATCAACGACCTCACCACCACCCACCCCCGACTCGCTGCCGAACTCGACCCCGTCTACGAAGCAGGTCACCCCGCGACCAAGATGTGCGCCGGCAGCGGCGATAGACCGGACTGGCTCTGCCCCGACTGCGGACACCGCTACAAGATGTCCCTCTACAACCGCAGCCAGGGTGCCGGCTGCGAGCCCTGCCGACGCGCCCGCCTCCGACGTACCCGAACGAGCCTCGCCGACACGCATCCCGACATCGCCGCCCAGTGGCACCCCACCCGGAACAACGGCAAGCAGCCCGAGGACTACTCACAGGGTTCAAACGACGAGGTCTACTGGCTGTGCCCCACCAGCGCGGCCCACTGGTACCCGCAACGCATCGACCGGAAGGTCCAGGGTTACGGATGCTCACTCTGCTCGAGCCGACGACTCGTCCTCCGCGTCAACGACCTCGCGACCACCGACCCGCTCCTCGTCACCGAGTGGCACGACTACCTCAACGGCTCCACGCGACCCGAGCTCATGTTCGCCGGAACCGACCGGTACTGGTGGAAGTGCTCGTACGGACACGTCAAGCAACAGAGCGTCCCCAACCGGCGAAAGTCACGCGGCTGCACGGACTGCGAACCCGAGGACAGGATTCTGAACTAG
- a CDS encoding CDGSH iron-sulfur domain-containing protein, whose translation MSAAANALPHRRVSERSVPGARPGRADHPDGDPLPPGRRTIALCRCGKSMRKPFCDGTHKMIDFVTEPEPRSNID comes from the coding sequence GTGTCCGCTGCGGCCAACGCGCTGCCGCATCGTCGCGTATCCGAACGGTCCGTTCCTGGTGCGCGGCCCGGTCGAGCTGACCACCCGGACGGGGATCCGCTTCCGCCCGGCCGTCGAACCATCGCGCTCTGCCGATGCGGCAAGTCCATGCGCAAACCATTCTGCGACGGCACACACAAAATGATCGACTTCGTCACCGAACCGGAACCCCGATCAAACATCGACTAA
- a CDS encoding GAF and ANTAR domain-containing protein: MSHALGSALAHVASTATPYTELSAPFLTLVPGDGASVATLGSFTGNESVSLTDQVAAEIDMVQFDLSEGPCWDALTHRDTILEGDFHDRPSHRWPVFEDAMRERGVGALFAAPATFGPFALGVVDVYAAGRMAVNEDQRADIASLAQAVGRRLLQRTLEHNEQGELPRLRRTLHQAAGIILAQVSVAPSDAFLLLQGHAFVRRQPVVELAEHLLAGHAQLNSRGELTETR; this comes from the coding sequence ATGTCCCACGCACTCGGAAGCGCCCTGGCACACGTCGCCAGCACCGCTACCCCCTACACCGAACTCAGCGCCCCGTTTCTCACCCTCGTCCCCGGGGATGGAGCCTCGGTTGCAACGCTCGGTAGCTTCACCGGAAACGAGTCCGTATCGCTCACCGACCAGGTGGCGGCCGAGATTGACATGGTGCAGTTCGATCTGAGCGAAGGCCCCTGCTGGGACGCACTCACCCACCGCGACACCATTCTCGAAGGGGACTTCCACGACCGTCCTTCACACCGGTGGCCTGTCTTCGAGGACGCAATGCGAGAGCGCGGAGTCGGAGCACTCTTCGCCGCCCCGGCCACGTTCGGCCCGTTCGCACTCGGTGTCGTCGACGTGTACGCGGCCGGTCGGATGGCCGTTAATGAGGACCAGCGAGCCGACATTGCATCCCTCGCGCAAGCTGTTGGACGCCGGCTGCTGCAACGCACGTTGGAACACAACGAACAGGGCGAGCTGCCGCGCTTGCGGCGGACGCTGCACCAAGCGGCCGGGATCATCCTGGCGCAGGTGAGCGTCGCACCCAGCGACGCGTTCCTCCTGCTTCAGGGGCACGCGTTCGTCCGCCGCCAGCCCGTTGTAGAACTCGCCGAACACCTGCTCGCCGGACACGCCCAGCTGAACAGCCGGGGCGAACTCACCGAAACCCGATAG
- a CDS encoding helicase associated domain-containing protein → MDAPNRTPDYVAELHAQYADITNQPSKLLTVDERRGVEFYLADIGQPERPSIATANWVNFVHDLDDFISDVGRLPRADSGRPRTTTQEQALVDRLTYQRRPEVRAAHCRYQAHRLESLPGFRWEPQEERWAEQLMLHQSFWGQTGRAPRRNAPDPAERALARWATQQRVAHRNGSLTPPRARRLREAKYRIL, encoded by the coding sequence ATGGACGCGCCGAACCGGACGCCGGACTATGTCGCCGAACTGCACGCGCAGTACGCAGACATCACCAATCAGCCGAGCAAGCTCCTAACCGTCGACGAACGCCGAGGCGTCGAGTTCTACCTCGCAGACATCGGCCAGCCCGAACGCCCGTCCATCGCAACCGCGAACTGGGTCAACTTCGTCCACGACTTGGACGACTTCATCAGCGACGTCGGCCGGCTACCCCGAGCAGACTCCGGCCGACCTCGCACGACGACGCAGGAGCAAGCACTGGTCGATCGGCTCACCTACCAGCGCCGACCGGAAGTCCGCGCCGCCCACTGCCGCTACCAGGCGCACCGTCTGGAATCGCTTCCTGGCTTCCGATGGGAGCCGCAAGAAGAACGATGGGCAGAGCAACTGATGCTGCACCAGTCGTTTTGGGGCCAGACGGGACGCGCACCTCGCCGTAACGCCCCCGACCCGGCGGAACGAGCGCTGGCCCGATGGGCAACGCAGCAGCGCGTCGCTCACCGCAACGGCTCACTCACCCCGCCGCGAGCGCGTCGACTTCGTGAGGCGAAGTACCGCATCCTCTGA
- a CDS encoding ATP-dependent DNA ligase: MGRIIYDSQTLQMDIDDRTLLHLQLAIVAKLRRGESFTFTWKNSQAQGDGRVSLWLDRSIPLQFVYDGGHAAEVNKAWLKALSDTSNSGMGLYLIPEGDVPNPQP, from the coding sequence GTGGGACGCATCATCTACGACAGCCAAACCCTGCAGATGGACATCGACGATCGAACGTTGCTGCACCTGCAGTTGGCGATCGTCGCCAAGCTCCGTCGCGGTGAATCGTTCACCTTTACGTGGAAAAACTCCCAAGCGCAGGGCGATGGCCGGGTGAGCCTCTGGCTCGATCGGAGCATCCCTTTGCAGTTCGTCTATGACGGCGGTCACGCCGCTGAAGTGAACAAGGCCTGGTTGAAGGCACTTAGCGACACGTCAAACAGCGGGATGGGGCTGTACCTCATCCCCGAAGGGGACGTACCGAACCCGCAGCCCTGA
- a CDS encoding DUF11 domain-containing protein codes for MMTTNHHVSSCDTGFVVPNEELGDQMTFRWPGTRKRSEQESGVGVLPALRSRRLRVAASVGALALTASTLAAATLLITPAAQAAAGDPFPASSPLVFVAQQQPTQLYQATTNASGVVQFAAEGAPAPTTYNGISYNQADDYLYGVGAGPGTAEFPLGSLIRVGQDGVLTRIGTGLVSTGAQNVGAFGDDGYLYTTSSGSLVANVTDVTTGDNVRTITLNQAPRVSDWTSADGYLWGISDGATSGPLIVRTDPATGTIVKFPAPAGITAESAFGAAWTFGNGNLGFSANDSGTVYQIAIANPGAAAPTFTLIATSDGPASSANDGAASTGLPTDLAIVKTGPAALTAGGTATYTLTVTNNGPGDSSGYVVNDTVPVPLTNVASPDAACTVTGNDISCVGGALANGATATYTVTASVPGDVAADVENTATVTSNEQDPVPGNNTSTTTAGIPGVALVKNAGEPVDVNGNGLVDTGDTIQYTFDVTNTGTVPLAGVTVNDAKVGDVVCPQTTLAAGATETCAAAAVYTITAADVANGSVDNTATVTGTTPDGNPITSTPSTTTTPTTTPAPGISIVKSATPSGTGTFTAGQEVTYSFTVTNTGNVPMTGVTVNEGDFSGTGELSDVACPATTLAVGAQEVCEATYTLTQGDVDAGSVTNSATAGGTPTGGTPITSTPSTVTVPTPAAPGISILKTASTAVVVSAGQEVTYSFRVTNTGNVTLTDVAPVEGAFNGSGDISAVDCPTTTLVPGQIITCTATYTVTQADIDAGDDLANTATATGTTPGGDPVDSTPSTSTVDITQSPALTVVKSSDADGIEVGQTVTYSFLVTNTGNVSITDPTVTDTDFSGSGELSAVTCPTGAVAPGDDVTCTATYTVTQADVDAGELTNTASATGTTPGGDPIDPVPSNEVTIVTDPVPALTVTKTADVEQVTQAGQVVTYSFLVANAGNVSVTDPVITDSNFSGHGDLSAITCPSDAVSLAPGDTVTCTATYTVVAADLADGGNLSNTATVTGTTPGGGPLTSTPSTVTVEEVTPVTPGDPTATPTPVPTPTDTPVPVAGGNTSGGNGGELAFTGTDLVAPGAALALLLMALGGTVLVLRRRKQLHSQDDNA; via the coding sequence ATGATGACCACTAACCATCATGTGTCGTCCTGCGACACAGGGTTTGTTGTGCCCAATGAAGAGCTAGGGGATCAGATGACTTTCCGTTGGCCTGGAACGCGGAAGCGTTCCGAGCAAGAGAGCGGGGTTGGCGTGCTGCCGGCGCTGCGATCGCGGCGCCTCCGCGTTGCCGCTTCAGTCGGTGCGCTCGCGCTCACCGCGTCCACGTTGGCCGCGGCGACGCTGTTGATCACACCCGCAGCGCAGGCCGCCGCCGGGGATCCGTTCCCGGCGAGTAGCCCGCTCGTGTTCGTTGCGCAGCAGCAGCCGACACAGCTGTACCAGGCGACGACGAACGCTTCCGGCGTCGTGCAGTTCGCCGCCGAGGGTGCTCCCGCTCCCACCACGTACAACGGGATCTCGTACAACCAGGCGGACGACTACCTCTATGGCGTCGGTGCGGGCCCGGGTACGGCGGAGTTCCCCCTCGGTTCGCTCATCCGAGTCGGCCAGGATGGCGTGTTGACCCGCATTGGCACCGGTCTCGTCTCCACCGGCGCCCAGAACGTCGGCGCGTTCGGCGACGATGGGTACCTCTACACCACGAGCTCCGGATCGCTCGTGGCGAACGTGACGGACGTGACCACCGGCGACAATGTGCGCACGATCACGCTGAACCAGGCACCCAGGGTGTCGGACTGGACCAGCGCGGACGGGTATCTGTGGGGCATCAGCGACGGTGCGACCAGTGGGCCGCTCATCGTTCGCACCGACCCGGCAACGGGCACGATCGTGAAGTTCCCGGCTCCGGCTGGGATCACGGCCGAGTCCGCGTTCGGTGCGGCGTGGACGTTCGGTAACGGCAACCTCGGGTTCTCCGCCAACGACAGCGGCACCGTGTACCAGATCGCCATCGCGAACCCCGGCGCGGCAGCGCCGACCTTCACGCTGATCGCGACGAGCGACGGTCCGGCGAGCAGCGCCAACGACGGCGCCGCATCCACCGGCCTTCCGACGGACCTGGCGATCGTGAAGACCGGCCCCGCCGCGTTGACCGCTGGCGGGACCGCGACCTACACCCTGACCGTGACGAACAATGGGCCCGGTGACTCCAGCGGCTACGTCGTCAACGACACCGTTCCCGTCCCGCTGACCAACGTCGCATCGCCGGATGCTGCGTGCACCGTGACGGGCAACGACATCAGCTGTGTCGGTGGCGCTCTCGCCAACGGCGCCACGGCGACCTACACGGTGACCGCGTCCGTCCCGGGCGACGTCGCCGCTGACGTGGAGAACACGGCGACGGTCACCTCGAACGAGCAGGACCCGGTTCCCGGCAACAACACCTCCACCACGACCGCGGGTATCCCGGGCGTCGCGTTGGTGAAGAACGCCGGCGAGCCGGTCGACGTGAACGGCAACGGTCTCGTCGACACCGGCGACACCATCCAGTACACGTTCGACGTCACCAACACCGGCACTGTTCCCCTCGCAGGCGTGACGGTGAACGACGCCAAGGTCGGCGATGTGGTCTGCCCGCAGACCACCCTCGCTGCTGGGGCGACGGAGACCTGCGCAGCCGCCGCGGTCTACACGATCACCGCTGCGGACGTCGCGAACGGTTCGGTCGACAACACCGCGACCGTGACCGGCACCACTCCGGACGGCAACCCGATCACGTCGACGCCGTCGACCACGACGACGCCGACCACGACGCCCGCACCGGGCATCTCGATCGTGAAGTCCGCCACCCCGTCCGGGACGGGCACCTTCACCGCCGGCCAGGAAGTCACCTACAGCTTCACGGTTACCAACACCGGCAACGTGCCGATGACCGGTGTGACGGTGAACGAGGGCGACTTCTCCGGCACCGGCGAGCTCTCCGACGTTGCTTGCCCGGCCACGACGCTCGCCGTCGGCGCGCAGGAAGTCTGCGAGGCGACGTACACGCTCACCCAGGGCGACGTCGACGCGGGGTCGGTGACCAACTCCGCGACCGCTGGCGGCACCCCGACCGGTGGCACCCCGATCACCTCGACCCCGTCGACGGTGACCGTCCCGACCCCGGCCGCACCCGGGATCTCCATCCTCAAGACAGCCAGCACCGCGGTGGTCGTGTCCGCCGGTCAGGAGGTGACCTACTCGTTCCGGGTGACCAACACCGGCAACGTCACCCTGACCGATGTCGCACCCGTCGAGGGCGCGTTCAACGGCTCCGGTGACATCTCCGCCGTAGACTGCCCGACCACGACCCTCGTCCCCGGACAGATCATCACCTGCACCGCCACCTACACGGTGACGCAGGCTGACATCGATGCCGGCGACGACCTGGCGAACACGGCGACCGCGACCGGTACCACGCCCGGTGGTGACCCTGTGGACTCGACCCCGTCGACCTCGACCGTGGACATCACCCAGTCGCCGGCACTGACCGTGGTGAAGAGCTCCGACGCCGACGGCATCGAGGTCGGTCAGACGGTGACGTACTCGTTCCTGGTGACCAACACCGGCAACGTGTCCATCACCGACCCGACGGTCACCGACACGGACTTCTCCGGCTCCGGTGAACTCTCCGCCGTCACCTGCCCGACTGGTGCTGTGGCACCGGGCGATGACGTGACGTGCACCGCCACGTACACGGTGACGCAGGCAGACGTCGACGCCGGCGAGCTGACGAACACCGCGTCCGCGACCGGTACGACGCCGGGCGGGGACCCGATCGACCCGGTGCCCTCCAACGAGGTCACCATCGTGACGGACCCGGTGCCGGCACTGACGGTCACCAAGACCGCCGACGTCGAGCAGGTCACCCAGGCAGGCCAGGTCGTCACGTACTCGTTCCTCGTGGCGAACGCCGGCAACGTGTCCGTCACCGACCCGGTGATCACCGACAGCAACTTCTCCGGCCACGGCGACCTGTCAGCGATCACCTGCCCGTCGGACGCGGTCAGCCTCGCCCCCGGCGACACGGTCACTTGCACCGCGACCTACACTGTCGTCGCAGCAGACCTCGCTGACGGTGGGAACCTGTCGAACACCGCGACTGTGACCGGCACGACGCCCGGCGGCGGTCCGCTGACCTCGACGCCGTCGACCGTCACTGTCGAGGAGGTCACCCCGGTCACGCCGGGCGACCCGACCGCCACCCCAACCCCCGTTCCGACTCCGACTGACACTCCGGTGCCCGTCGCTGGCGGGAACACATCGGGCGGCAACGGCGGAGAGCTCGCCTTCACCGGTACGGACCTCGTCGCCCCCGGCGCAGCGCTCGCGCTGCTCCTGATGGCGCTCGGTGGGACTGTCCTGGTGCTCCGTCGCCGGAAGCAGCTCCACAGCCAGGACGACAATGCCTGA
- a CDS encoding TniB family NTP-binding protein, which produces MIHFHGDDRPAALHRLESLDSFLAATTTPPPALDDRSYAALTEQERAAHDRARIMHLSGGIVLATPHYTKARTQLEKAFAANAGRNSGHAGLVISGDSTLGKTTLCKSLMRHIYRSYGTQFPDFRAHNRIPVVYVEVPAGSTGKSLMRAFADFFGLTVSSGETMLSIRNRVVDLLNTAGTQLVVIDELHNLSRHTQGNGESHDLLKNLHNDLAATFLYAGINVKKMLATERGAQIGGRFSLLELHPYNLSNQKDAKTWKALINTFEKQLPLRHHEHGSLAELSEYLHDRTNGSIGSLGRLLTGAATDAITDSSIPLERINRALLDAQQLDAAAETAYAKRTARNARSKKTLLAGIAA; this is translated from the coding sequence ATGATTCACTTCCACGGCGACGACCGCCCAGCAGCCCTCCACCGCCTCGAAAGCCTCGACAGCTTCCTCGCAGCCACCACCACTCCGCCACCTGCCCTCGACGACCGTTCCTACGCAGCCCTCACCGAGCAGGAACGTGCCGCACACGACCGGGCACGCATCATGCACCTTTCCGGGGGCATCGTTCTCGCCACACCGCACTACACCAAGGCGCGGACCCAGCTCGAGAAGGCGTTCGCAGCGAACGCGGGACGGAACTCCGGCCACGCCGGACTCGTCATCTCCGGCGACTCCACCCTCGGCAAGACCACGCTGTGCAAGAGCCTCATGCGGCACATCTACCGCTCCTACGGAACCCAGTTCCCCGACTTCCGCGCACACAACCGCATCCCGGTCGTCTACGTCGAGGTCCCCGCTGGCTCCACCGGCAAGTCCCTCATGCGCGCCTTCGCCGACTTCTTCGGCCTCACCGTCAGCAGCGGCGAAACGATGCTGAGCATCCGTAACCGTGTCGTCGACCTCCTCAACACTGCCGGCACACAGCTCGTCGTCATCGACGAACTCCACAACCTCTCCCGCCACACCCAGGGCAACGGGGAATCCCACGACCTGCTGAAGAACCTCCACAACGACCTCGCCGCGACGTTCCTCTACGCCGGCATCAACGTGAAGAAGATGCTCGCCACCGAACGTGGAGCACAAATCGGCGGACGGTTCTCACTGCTGGAGCTGCACCCCTACAACCTCAGCAACCAAAAGGACGCCAAGACCTGGAAGGCGCTCATCAACACCTTCGAGAAGCAGCTCCCCCTCCGCCACCACGAGCATGGCTCCCTCGCCGAACTCTCCGAGTACCTCCACGACCGCACCAACGGCTCCATCGGCAGCCTCGGGCGCCTCCTCACCGGTGCCGCCACCGACGCCATCACCGACTCGAGCATCCCCCTCGAGCGCATTAACCGAGCCCTGCTCGACGCGCAGCAACTCGACGCCGCGGCCGAGACCGCCTACGCCAAGCGCACGGCCCGCAACGCCCGCAGCAAGAAGACCCTCCTGGCAGGCATCGCAGCATGA
- a CDS encoding TnsA-like heteromeric transposase endonuclease subunit gives MTITAPPNPALAAGTRSLRRPRVRRPRNIAPQRTLTTAEAAALALPAAVTWMPNVEGAHPATAAASAKLLDRELYDVALFRQPHRYPRQKNIQGLYFFTGTRTHIWHESQLEAQVLRWLDMREDIVALSTQPMRIDFADGTSHTPDILTLHSDHRQVLRDVKPKKYIPKFQEQFAKTRAFCEHVGFKYEVHHELPRQVEINLSWIAGFKHHGYRPQPDDITRMLTALDNPIPLRAAARLLAPTDLPQGRAGLFHLIWSGLLSLDLTAPISDRTRIERLLP, from the coding sequence ATGACGATCACAGCCCCGCCAAACCCAGCCCTGGCCGCCGGCACGCGCTCACTACGGCGACCGCGAGTCCGCAGACCGCGGAACATCGCTCCCCAGCGCACGCTGACCACGGCGGAAGCCGCCGCGCTCGCGCTCCCGGCAGCAGTCACCTGGATGCCGAACGTGGAGGGCGCTCACCCGGCGACCGCGGCCGCTTCCGCGAAGTTGCTCGACCGGGAACTCTATGACGTGGCTCTCTTCCGACAGCCCCACCGTTATCCGCGGCAGAAGAACATCCAGGGCCTCTACTTCTTCACCGGCACCAGGACGCACATCTGGCACGAGTCGCAGCTCGAAGCGCAGGTGCTGCGGTGGCTGGACATGCGCGAGGACATCGTCGCGCTGAGCACACAACCCATGCGCATCGACTTCGCCGACGGCACCTCCCACACGCCCGACATCCTCACGCTGCACAGCGACCACCGCCAAGTACTTCGTGACGTGAAGCCGAAGAAGTACATCCCGAAGTTCCAGGAGCAGTTCGCGAAGACCCGTGCGTTCTGCGAGCACGTCGGCTTCAAGTACGAGGTGCACCACGAACTACCCCGACAAGTGGAAATCAACCTCTCCTGGATAGCCGGCTTCAAACACCACGGGTACCGCCCCCAACCAGACGACATCACCCGGATGCTGACCGCCCTCGACAACCCGATTCCGCTTCGCGCCGCAGCCCGCCTGCTCGCACCCACCGACCTGCCTCAGGGCCGGGCTGGCCTGTTCCACCTCATCTGGAGCGGACTGCTCAGCCTCGACCTCACCGCCCCCATCTCCGACCGCACCCGCATTGAACGGCTCCTCCCATGA
- a CDS encoding DDE-type integrase/transposase/recombinase, producing the protein MTNINTDDPIKFHDGSNHQFITSSGSVIRLRNTATGQVQDMHIAELSQQAAGLPRTFTEHIRRFETLPQKHKTAAMTMADHLEEIETGVNPARAGRREEYDVDRTTQNERVAAKVQELQKNGQKASRATLMRKLAAYREHGTSALADGRAHRSDPPMKNIHPDVFEALCTVIADQRNRSTGTKSRIIDETAKHLVKWRGADAPSMPSNATMYRYIDRLTIGKHTTGSASTRRSLANRPERVFNTRTELLPGNEVQVDSTTLDILVKSPGGAPVRPILTVLFDRATRLVLAFTLRLTAAKAVDHVALLAQALTPPQNRPDNSEFRSMVQRMNADVPLLTADERRDWERSRPFVHPRCIVMDNGKDFISEAFRAAAEMHSIDIRYSAPHTPTSKPLVERNFGSIDSLLIQYLNGYVGRSPEFRGYQVEKEELMDIYALHELLDDWFLKFWNHRPHAGLRDLLDPSIVLTPFQMFTAASRVTSNLETTLTRDDYIAMLPTKHRRVTDTGVVVNHRQFDSDELGTLRNTLSDNSRRKGKYEVKLDPYNPFKAWLPKPGGGWIECALRNGAANLYPHLEDRDFDLNDTDEDADEDRRNVAAVTAALSGAPLHTAIDTAPDDSSPRNSLDDGDDDDVAVYALD; encoded by the coding sequence ATGACCAACATCAACACCGACGACCCCATCAAGTTCCACGACGGCAGCAACCACCAGTTCATCACCAGCTCCGGCAGCGTCATCCGCCTCCGCAACACCGCCACGGGCCAGGTCCAAGACATGCATATCGCAGAGCTCAGCCAGCAGGCAGCTGGCCTGCCACGTACATTCACCGAGCACATTCGCCGCTTCGAGACGCTGCCGCAGAAGCACAAGACGGCTGCGATGACGATGGCTGACCACCTCGAGGAAATCGAGACCGGCGTGAACCCCGCTCGAGCCGGCCGTCGCGAGGAGTACGACGTCGACAGGACAACACAGAACGAGCGCGTCGCGGCCAAGGTGCAAGAGCTGCAGAAGAACGGGCAGAAGGCCTCCCGCGCCACCCTGATGCGCAAGCTCGCCGCGTACCGGGAGCACGGGACTTCCGCGCTCGCCGACGGTCGAGCACACCGTTCGGACCCTCCGATGAAGAACATTCATCCAGACGTCTTCGAGGCGCTGTGCACCGTCATCGCGGACCAGAGGAATCGCTCGACCGGCACCAAGAGCCGCATCATCGACGAAACCGCTAAGCACTTGGTGAAGTGGCGTGGAGCAGACGCGCCATCCATGCCGTCGAACGCGACGATGTACCGCTACATCGACCGGCTGACCATCGGGAAGCACACGACCGGGTCCGCCTCGACGCGCCGGTCGCTGGCGAACCGGCCGGAGCGGGTGTTCAACACTCGTACGGAGTTGTTGCCTGGCAACGAAGTTCAGGTCGACTCCACCACGCTCGACATCCTCGTGAAGTCCCCCGGGGGCGCCCCCGTCCGGCCTATCCTCACGGTGCTGTTTGACCGTGCCACCAGGCTGGTCCTCGCCTTCACGCTCCGGCTCACTGCGGCCAAGGCCGTTGACCACGTTGCGCTTCTCGCACAGGCGCTGACACCGCCGCAAAACCGCCCGGACAACAGCGAATTCCGCTCGATGGTGCAGCGGATGAACGCGGACGTGCCTCTGCTGACAGCGGATGAGCGGCGCGACTGGGAACGGTCGAGGCCGTTCGTGCACCCCCGCTGCATCGTGATGGATAACGGCAAGGACTTCATCTCGGAAGCCTTCCGCGCCGCCGCCGAGATGCACAGCATCGATATCCGCTACAGCGCTCCGCACACCCCGACGAGCAAGCCCCTCGTGGAGCGCAACTTCGGCAGCATCGACAGCCTGCTCATCCAGTACCTCAACGGCTACGTCGGACGGTCCCCGGAGTTTCGCGGGTACCAGGTCGAAAAGGAAGAGCTGATGGACATTTACGCCCTCCACGAGCTGCTTGACGACTGGTTCCTGAAGTTCTGGAACCACCGCCCCCACGCTGGCCTTCGCGACCTGCTCGACCCGAGCATCGTGCTCACACCGTTCCAGATGTTCACCGCCGCATCGAGGGTGACCAGCAACCTCGAGACGACCCTCACTCGCGACGACTACATCGCGATGCTGCCGACCAAGCACCGCCGGGTCACCGACACCGGCGTCGTTGTCAACCACCGCCAGTTCGACTCAGACGAGCTCGGCACGCTGCGCAACACCCTGTCGGACAACAGCCGCCGAAAGGGGAAGTACGAGGTGAAGCTCGACCCGTACAACCCGTTCAAGGCCTGGCTCCCGAAGCCAGGCGGCGGCTGGATTGAGTGCGCACTCCGCAACGGCGCCGCGAACCTTTACCCCCACCTCGAAGACCGCGACTTCGACCTAAACGACACCGATGAAGACGCAGACGAGGACCGTCGGAACGTCGCTGCGGTGACCGCAGCGCTCAGCGGAGCACCCCTGCACACCGCCATCGACACGGCCCCCGACGACTCCTCCCCCCGCAACTCCCTCGACGATGGCGACGACGATGACGTCGCCGTGTACGCCCTCGACTGA